TAATTCCTGATTTCGTGATTCAGGGCGGCTGCCCGAAAGGAACAGGAAGCGGAGGTCCCGGTTATAAAATAAAATGTGAAACTAATGGCGGAAATCAGTATCATGACCGCGGAGTTCTGAGCATGGCACATGCCGGAAAAGATACAGGCGGTTCGCAATTTTTTATTTGTCATAGCCGAAATAATACTTCGCATCTCGACAGAGTTCATACTTGTTTTGGAAAAGTAACGGAAGGATTGGAAGTGA
The sequence above is drawn from the Bacteroidota bacterium genome and encodes:
- a CDS encoding peptidylprolyl isomerase — its product is MKKAEIQTAKGNMKVEFFHEDAPNTVANFIKLAEKGYYDGLNFHRVIPDFVIQGGCPKGTGSGGPGYKIKCETNGGNQYHDRGVLSMAHAGKDTGGSQFFICHSRNNTSHLDRVHTCFGKVTEGLEVIDKIKAGDKINKIVITESK